cacacgcacactcagacaGTTAAAACGGATGTCTTCTGCACAGGTGCTTAACAGCTAAGGCAAGAGGTATGGATTCGAAAGTGACGATGGAAATATGTTGTTTTAATTCATGTACCTTTTGCATCATCATCATGGCGACTTGACAAGTCCACCTCTTAGgggacactgagagagagagagagagagagagagagagagagagagagagagagagagagagagagagagagagagagagagagagagagagagagagagagagagagagagagagagagagagagagagagagagagagagagagagagagagagagagagagagagagagagagagagagagagagagagagagagagagagaattcagaTGACAGGCTTGTGGCTTCTGGTTGGCACTTGCCATCCATTTGGTACCAAGACCCAACCAATTTAAAAAacgatatattttttaaagatgaTGGTCATCTAAAGGCACACAAAAGTATTTGGTCCAATAGGTATTATTGTTTAATAGCATTGGATTGGATGCAGGCAAAATACGAGAGTTTTTTCCAGGATTCGGTTGCATTCGGTTGAAGCCTTGGTGCTTTATGATTGCAGACGTCAGCAAAATATGTGGTTGAGATGTTTTAtaaagtgatggacaacagCATCTAAACACCATTAATATAACACATCAAAGATGAATTTGTCAAATACAAACCTGACAAAGATCTAGTCAGAAAAATGTCCAAAAGTAGATTAATATGCATCTCAAAGTCAGCTCATAAACTCAGTCTTGGAAAGCTGGCTGTGATTTAATGGCCTGGCTAGGTCACCTGCTTGGCTACGTAGCCGTGAGGGACAATAGCTTCCACCCGTTCAATTGGCATGAAGGTGAAGAAGGATATCAATAGACTGAAAATGGATTTGATGGAATATAATTTTCTGATGCTTTAAGCCATTGGTTcacaaagtgcggcccgcgggccaatggcggcccgcggaatcattcctggcggcccgcaatgacatacataattatgtaagttataaaaaaaaaaaagaacttttttatttttattattatatcaatattaatttaaagaaatataaagaaatataaagagaaaattagactctctctagctttcaattaaatctttttacatttgttagtttgaatccgactgtacattactttgaaagggtGAACCTCACTTTCGTgatttatgccgcttttccaccgcacatgtagctcgactcgacacgacacgactcgacacggtagcagcgcgggtccttttccaccgcaaatagtacctccgggacgtgggcggggtcggctgcgcgaaagggccgtgacgtatttttgtacgcgacgcaaacaacacctacgtaacccacacatggacagaacccacataacaacaatggagaacatcgatgcgatggtattcgtgttcgtattattagctggcatgttgaagaagtggaatatgttggctgcggcgctgctatggctgttaccagcatggttgccatgtcgctctcgtgacttcgtcacactctctggccaatcagtggccggccgtctgccgacgtcaccttttagcatcggctcaaccgcttggaacctagagcgaggcggtactagaaaaagcagccacttcaggtaccagataccatgtttttgcggtggaaacgcaaaaaaggcgagctgagtcgagtcgagtcgagtcgtgtcgagctggtaccatgcagtggaaaagcggcattagaccTCACTTGAACTCACTCCCGGAGGTCCAcgatgcaatgttttttttgaccacttggatgctgacggcgtttcccgccaattttctttttcctttggcggccctcagtcaaattttgggttcctaaattggccctcagttgtcaaaactttgagaacccctgctttAAGCCCACTTCGATAACCTAAATTACTGCTTACAAGTTAATTACGTTCTGTTGTCCATAACTTTAACGGAAGTTAATGAGCCTTAGTCACCATCTTGGTTCCAAACACTAGCATTCAGTCTACCAAATAGCAAGAAAATAGAACCATGGTGGAACCAAGATGCCCACTAGGTGAATAAGGCCTTAGTGACTGCAGGTAGCTAACAAAGCCCTCTAAAACATGGCTATTTGGTAGGCATAGTCAACAAGTAATTGCTACCCAAAGTGTTGGCTGACAGTAGCCCGCGCCTTTATTCAAATGCAACATCTCCATATTAATTACACCATTGGCTGACGTAGTCCAACGCAGAAACGATTGTGTATGATGGACGGCCAAGGCAAAGGCCAACACAATCTTCTTTGATTTCTGAATACGCTGACATTACAGAAGACATGACGGTGAGGAATCAAATAGATGCAAATCTATGTCTCCTAGAATGAGTGAGGTTATACGAGGTCAGATGTTGTTTTGTCTGCTTCCCTTTGTCCTGGTCAGAGAAATGAGTCCAGGTCACCTGACTGTGGGGAACCAACCAGAACAGACCTTCTGGACCGAGGGACATAGAGTGTAGTCATGATGACACAACAACTTGTGTAGTCAACCCTGACAAACACACGTGGTAGAGAATGCTGGAAGGGTGCCTGGTGCCCACTATGATAAAGAAGTGTTTAACATAACTCTGCTGTGTACATGGGTGTGATCTGGTCTTTGATCAGAACTCTCAAAATGGACCTCCTATTGTCTTCGACTGAACTTTGGACTTCGGCTCTGTATATAAGTGGAATACATATATGGAGGGAAATAGCAGGTTTCACACTAAACAATGAAACATTGTTGAGACTTTGTCCAGTAcagaataaacaaaataaaatataacacaaacaaacacacataagtgCACatgcactcccacacacactaatcttaatacataaacacacataaacatacacaaacacacacacacacacacacacacacacacacacacacacacacacacacacacacacacacacacacacacacacacacacacacacacaaaaccaacaaaatacataaacgcacaaacacatcctCACCTCCTCAACACACAAAATCCCGGAACAACCAATGACCTTACCTCATGGAGAAGatcatgtctgtgtgcgtcaaTGATTGCACGGCCTGATACCCAccctgcaaaacacacacacacacacacacacacacacacacacacacacacacacacacacacacacacacacacacacacacacacacacacacacacacacgatacatcAGTAAAGAAAAAACAGTACAGTGAGAAATGTGTGACAGCTAAAGGGGGGTCTGTCTCTACCATGTGTCGGTTGCCCCTCACACAGCAGTCCTACACACCAAGAGTGGAGCCCTGCTCCCATTGGAAAAGGTTAAAGCCAAGCATGGCAACATGTTTGGAGCTTATAGATCTGATATCCCCCCCATAATCTCTGAGAGAGGTCTGGTTTCTTCTAATGGCCTGGGGTAATTCATGAGCGCATACAtccgtggaggaggagagctatAGGGTTAGTCGATCATTTGGCTGGCCCATGTCACTGGACCCCACACTCTGTGTGATAGTACATTGAGTAGAACCCTAGTGCTTTTTGAATTGAACTAACACCAAAGCAGCACTGAGGCACCGTGTTGACATTCAGACATGTATACAAACACCACAAAACACTGCTGgtatcattcattcattatcataaGTCATAAGGTAGGAGGCGATGCCTTGCTAAAGTACCCTACAAAAGTAGCCGAAAAACACTTCTACGCGGTGACCTCTGAGTGACACCTTCGGTCGATCAGGGACCCAACAGTGGTTAAGGAAACACAATAGGACCAGGGGGATGCTTTAGTGTGATGCATCAAGCCGGTTTAAGGGTCACTACCCCACTAAGGATCATGTTTTTAACTAGACTCATTTAGGCATAAGGGGACACTTTAGGCCAAAGGGAGACATTCAATGATAAGGAGTTGAGGAGGGTCTGAGATTTAGGGACAGATGAAATGATTTTAAGGAGGGTTTGATGTCTACAGGGATGCATTAAATGTTGATAAGAAACTTTTGAGGTCTTTAAGGGACTCACTAAATGATGTCTAGAATTATTTTACGATCTTAAAGGGACACATTAGTCCTTGTCTCAAGTTGGTTCTCGGAGAGACCACTAAGATTGATTCCTGGTCTCTACAGCAGAAAACTTAGCAGAAGGCTGAGCTGTATCTGCAAGTTGCTAGGTAGCAAACATAGCTGTCCAACCAACTGAGAGGAATGTAGCAACACTCCTAAAATAGACCTCCCACATACAGACCACCCGAACAGAACGTGTGTTTTTGCGAAATTGTGTTGTGTCCAAAACAAGAGTGGTGGGGCTGAGGTAGGAGTAGACGATAAATGATCCTGCTGctgtgacacacacgcacagacacacatgcacacatgcatgtacccacacgcacagatacacactcacacatgcatgtacacacacgcacacatgttctcaaacacacaggctcgcacacaggcacacagacatacacacacgcaagcacacacatagacaccccccaacatacgcacacacacccccacacacagacacaccggcatgcatacatgcatggacgcaagcacacatatacacacgcacacacacaggcatgcagacatgcatgcagacatgcaagcacacacacacacacacacacacacacacacacacacacacacacacacacacacacacacacacacacacacacacacacacgggcctgAATTTGTTATGGCTGGATGAAAACCTAAGGAGCCACTGGACGGTAATGTCCTTGTGGAAGGAaagtaggggtgggaaaaataatcgattgcATCGCAATTCTCTCTAGAACGGTTCCGTCATTCTTAAATGAGGTAGAataattaaaattaataatcTGAATTTAGAAAAATGTTCGTCTGCTGTAACATTCTGTTTGCCAGCGAGGGATAATTTtagtaattttaaaattatttaatttatcttcagtgtgtattggccaatctgatttgtcgtAACaagattgcgattcagcctaagCATGTatagccagacacaagaactccttctaattcaagagcagctttttctttaatgacatagaaaataaagattagaaagaaaactgaaacctaGTTTTGcatacttccatattgtgttgtaatgcaagctgcattgattatggcattgttcatagaaagtcatatttgtgacaaaagttttttctcaaataaattattagataagttaattaatctgttgatgtctttaatgatcatcacaaaagtagcaAGTGATTAGctaactctgagtagcaaactcaCGAATGGAAACGTACATAAAATCTtttgttgcatcgagatgcatcgataatcgttttagaatcgaatcgttgacctcataatcggaatcgaatcgaatcgtgaggtgccaagagattcgcACCCCTAAGGGAAAGGCCAAAAGAAGGTTCATACAACCCAAGCTGCCTGAACAAGATTACAAGACATATTTTGATCAGTGTTGTAATGAGTCCTAATTTAAAAACACTGGGCCTTCCAAAAGGCCATCCTCCCCTAAACCCGGAGGGAAATGAACGCCTGGAGCAAATGTTCTGATTGGTCCTCTGCTACCGGCATAAACCCAAGCAAGACCCAGAGTGTCACCTTGTTATTCagcctgattggctggagttttactaacaacacaaacgccAACTTTAAGATCTGGATTGCCTCACGTGGCTATGTTTTTACTGCATCCGTCATATATATGCTGAGTCACTGTCATTACAGACTGCTGAGTCACTTCAGATTCACTGCCTTATTACAGCTCCGTGTCTCTTATATTCAgtttcttctgtctctctgcatgtgTTGGTAAGaatgtgaacattaaacatctGTGGCCGGATATACGATTTGATATATCATCTATAAATCAACAGACCTAAAATAAACTATTTTAGAACCCAACCATAACCCATTATCAATAGAAGCCGTACCAAGGTTACTCATCTATTACATGTACCTATAGATATTACAGTACAGCTCATCACAAAAATAACactattttattaaaataaaatatatggacCTCCAGCAGGCCCACAGGATGGGAATTGCTGTTATTGGtgataaataaattatataaaacaaaacattaactCTATGCAGGACTTGATGCATATagtatacacaacacacacaatctgacACTAAAACGTTCACAAAAAGAACAAAACACCagtgtgtattgtgtgcgtgagtgtgcgtccGTGCAGCTTGGCAGCTTCTTATCTCGGCCCAGTGCGCTGGTTACACCCAGTGACCCTGACGGCCGCTCTCATTGGCTAACGCAGGCTTTGCGCCGGGCTGTCAGGCCGCAAGTGGAACCCtttgttttgattttcaacTGCAGAGTTCAAGTTGAAGTCTTGAGTTCTTCTCAAAACACTTTAAGGAAGACAATCATCTGCACTGTACTGGAGTCCCTTCAATAATTAAGATGGAAGTCTGCTAAGAAAGACAATGATGTGAAGTCCCAGCCTATCACATGGTACCATGGTCGTGCCCCTTCATGAAAGCTCTGCATGCAAAGACGAGAGGAGCATGGAAATGTATTCTCAATATGATCAAATTAAATTTCTGTTGAGTAGCAcgacagcttgtgtgtgtgcgtgtgcatgtgcgtgtgcgtgtgtgtgtgtgtgtgtgtgtgtgattctataTAGGCCACGTCTTAGTAATATTAGCTATTTTAAGGTGCTTGGAGCGTTGTCAATGTTAAAGCACATAACCACACACCCCAATTAGTAAATTCAACTTCATTTTTAGAATCCAATGCATTGTGGAAGCTCTTTGTTGAGGTTAGATGATCCACTattatttttacatattttacatGATCCAGCTTCAGGTCTAATGCATGTAATGATTCGTCCAAACAAAGACTCAAACACAAGAAGGACGAAAACAAACTAAATTAAAGATTGGTATTATGTGCGTAATCAATAAAGATAGAAAAGTAATATattctattttctattttagaTTTAATGTGATCACTTTTAATTTCCTAACCCCTGAGTGTGTGGGAACAACATCCATTCCTCACACTGCGGCCTGTACGCCTGATCAAGGGGAAAGGAGATTCAGAGGGTACTGAGGACTCCAGGTGAATgatgggaaacacacacacatgtctccACCCTCATACATATCCTCCTAGAACATATGGATGTGTTGCATTgcaacatgcattcagtacacTGCTGACCAAAACAACTGCATGTTGTTGGTGCCCCCTCCATGCTCAGGCCCCCTCGGAGCCCAGCTGTATCCAGAGATAAGGCCTCAGACTGGGGCACGTGCAGCACCAGCGGCCCCTGGATCCCCTAACACCACGCGGAGCTGGGTCCTCCCAGTCTGCCAAGAGGGTGAGCAAGCTGTTGTCATAGTTACAGAGGACACATATGCAcgtatgcagacacatacacacgcacattcacccACTCAAAAATAAacccaacacacatgcacatacatatgaGACAATATTCACATACATGCAAATTCACttcgatacacacacacacacacacacacacacacacacacacacacacacacacacacacacacacacacacacacacacacacacaccatattgtTCCTGCATGAAATCCTCTACACTAAATCAGAACATTTTGTTAGCAGAGTACTTGTTTTTTAGCTTAACTTGTTACGTGACCTAGATTTCCTTTGAGCGACGTGTTTCATGCAGTCATGACCTCAGCATCCTTTCGAGCAGCGGATGAGATGAATGTAAACATGAGTTTGGATTCTATTCCTGGTCTTTCTGttagtgcagcagcagcagaggatggagcagagagagagtttgtgttttGTAACAAGGCTGCTGATGATTCATCTCTTCATATGGAGGACAGGAGTCCTCCAGAGTACCCTCAGAGTTCATTTCTGCACTAGATTTGGTTACCGTGTATCATgcttttttaaaacatttgtaaCGTCTATCCTATCTCGATACTTAACATGTTTCTTTGTTAATAGAACATGGTTAATGACTACGTCCTTCCTATGGCAAgtgtcagtgttttttttattaatgtatgtctttatattatttaatatatttcaATGCCAATATAGCCTTTAGAAtggtgacagacagacatacagaccgGTCCAGGGGGAAGAGTTGTGTCTGGCAGAACAAAACACTGTGATCGCAACCAGCCAACGGTCCCCATTCCCCACGGCAAAACTAAGccgcagacacacgcatactcacacatacacagaacacacatcacacaaacacacacacacacacacaaatgtacatagATTTGGACACAGAAAGTGAAGTGGCTCAACCACGTAAAGGTTAAAGGTCATCTTTTGATGGACTTCATTGTAGATTAAAAATCAACAAAGAAAATATAAGGGCTTCCTTCTTACATGGAGAGTGAATCTGATTTCTCTGATTTCCCTCTTTTTATTGATCATACTAATCCTTTTTCACATTCTCGCTGTCTCCCTTCCCTATAGGACTATgtgcgtcagagagagagagagagagtgtaccTAGTGAATCTATGGAGGTGAATAATGGATTCTAGAACTCTGAGAGCTAGAACGCCTCTGGGAGGAGCGTTTTTTTCTAAAGGCTTCATAACGTCTTCTGCTGCTTTCAGtcccctacagacacactgacacagagtAACGCGCAGTTACTGACTTTATAGGCCCACGCCTTCTgtctatttgtttgttgttgttttgtcttttgtATTGTCTTGTATATGGACCTATATGAGTTtgaaataaagataaagaaTCTATCTaattgtctgtatgtctgtctgtccctctggccGACCATAATTCTAAAAGTTAATCGTAAAAGTTATGGGTGGATGGATTCTATGTAACAAAATGTTTCATACAATATCCCAAGAATACCACAGCAGTTAATTCACAGCCATACAACAAATTCCATTCAGACCACAATAGACGGACAGATTTCCCATCACAGTCTGGTCTACATCGGCTGGTTTGGAGAGGGATTATGCCCGCCCGGCAGGTGTTCATCCATCACCCAGCAGTAGCATTACATAACATTCATGCTTCTCctaatccctctctccctctctccatctctctctctctccatctctccatctctctctctctctctctctctctctctctctctctctctctctctctctctctctctctctctctctctctctctctctctctctctctctctctcttcttccacaACTCCTCCGATGCAACCTTCCAATCTGAAGCTATACCTTCTTGGCAGCGATCGTCTTTAAGAAGAATACTCTTacataacacgcacacacgcacacacgcacacatacacacgcacagagcgGAAAGGGGCTGAACTGAGCGTGTGCCGGGGTACAGATGTGTGTTAAACGGATTGCCAGCAGTTTTGGTCCATCTGCGAAGGAGGGACGATTCCGGGATCAGAGCGGTCTACCAACATCACACCGGCGCTGAACATAATCCCGACCATGGCTGTCCCGCACAGTAGCGGTACCGGGGAAGGTCAGCGatggcgccaaaaaacaacccTCTGTGGTGAATATACTGGACTAGCCTACTATACTAGACTAATAATAAGGAAATATCTGTTGAAAATAGAGCCTTACCTGGAATATATTCGCTCCAAATTGATAGGAATCCCCTTTTCGCTCCCTGTTCGCTTCCAAAATAGTCCCGAGGTCGCAAACTGTGTGAAAGAGACTGTGCGCGCGTTTTCCAAGGAAACGGAGCTGCGTGTGTGCGAGTCTGATAGCAGCAACGTGCGTTTATGCTGTTGTGTTGATGCGCCTCCGTCCAAACCtaacacccccccacaccccccccccacggatGAGTCCACTCAGTAgttgggcggggggagggggggtatctTTCAATTTCGATTTCAATTAAACTTCTTGAAATCTAAAGACAGTGGATCATGTGACAAACTATGTGACCCagcatttatatatttctttagtTATTTTTCTAGGTTTTTCATCTATAGaatgagctgtaaataaatacatagcTAAATGTATATGCCTACTAGACAATTATCTAGTAAACTAGTTCAATTTAATTTTTACTTGaaacaataataaattaattattctAATAGCACTAGAAATAAAtgattagtatatgctacacgtgaacctcctaagatggcgcaatttgatcagaattttttttttttgccgggatttatttgtctgagcggtttatttgtttgtatttgcgtgacgagacgaccgtcacgcaataccccgagtttgagatctcgaTCATGggtattgcccaatatcccgagatagcaaaccaatcaaattgcgccttGTTGTTTCAAATAAttcccggcaaaaagtgttatcttgtttatttttggagcgttcacgtgtagtatatagcATACTAaaacacctcaggctccgtgaatagccGCCCCCCCCAggctattcacggagcctgaggaatagtggggctattccccactattcagaACAATTGTTAAATGGCCTATGATAGGCTATGAAGGGTAAGGTATAGAAATAAGAAAATGCCTCTTTACCCCTTTAACTTAGTGAGTATTTGTTACCCTGGCAATAGAGTGAGGCTGACTGCTGAGCTTTTGTTGCCGTTCACCACGAAGGCACCTCTTTACAACGCCTGACTGGACGGCTGGAAGAACTGGTCTCTTGTGTCAGCCTGCTAATGGCTCTGCAGGCTCTGGGGTCTGGTTTTATTCAAACCCGCTGGCCTTGATTTGATAAAGAGAAGAATGTAAGTAGTGAGCCATTTGAAACAGTACGGCGGGCGCCTTCTGGGTAAAGAAAAGGTTTTTACAGGGTCTTTACAACTTTTGCTGACTGGTTCTGTTGTTGGAACTTCTCCTTCCAGCAAGAAGGTCTTGGGATCAAAGCCTTTAGGAGTGACTTACATGTCTGGAGGTTTCTTCCCATGTCATACATAAGCAAGGAAGGGGACAGAGATGGATAATGatatagagacacagagaagagcagtgagacagacaTTTTTTATTCGTCATTATTATTAGCCCattattatattgttgtttttttgcaagCTTTTGGCCTgcatttctttctcctctttcgTGCCAATCAGTCTAATAAAGCTGAGACTGAATGGACTGAGAGCGGGCCATCAGGGCGTCCAGGTGACCACCTGGAGAGCGCACTGTGCAGCCCGCCGGACCGCCTGATCCTCGTGGGCCCCCGTCCGGCTGCTCAGCACCGGGACGTGTTCCAACAGATGGCGCCGGCCGCTAGGGGCCTCGGCCAGTGCCGTGAGGGCCTTCAGGGCGTTGAGGCACACCGCCCGCTCCTCGCTGGACACCAGGAGCAGGAGTCCAGGGAGGGCCCCTGCCGACAGAGCTTGGAGCTTAcctgaagaggagaggggagggggaggagagggacggagagggggggggggggggcggagggggggagaggggagggaagaggagagggagagggggaaagggagggtggagaggaggggagggacggagagggagagtggaggaggggagaggaggagagggaagggggggagaggacatgagaggggagagaacaggagagaggaggagatgggtgggaggaggggggagaggagaggagaggaagggcaaAGGATAGGaaatggggaggagaggagatgggaggagaggaggaggagaggaaaggaggagaaaggaggggatggaggagaggggagaaggggacgggaggggaggaggagaggaggggggaaaggagaggagaggagacgggaaGAGAGAAAAGAAGCAGGGGAGGTTAATAAGGGAGTTTACATCTAATTAGTCTTTCAATGAGTAagatacgtgcgtgtgtgtgtacctttagTAATGATGACAGTGTTCATTATGGTACCAGCAGCGTTGGCCTGGACCTCGGGGTCCGAGTCCGACAGCAGCTTTACCAGTAACGGTAGGAGGCCCCCATCACacaccctctccttcccctccagaGGTACACtgaggagacacagacacacacacatatgattgGAAGGCCAGACGGCTCATGAGTGACTGGGGCTCTACATCATCTGAGTTTTTCTACCTGATGGCCAGAAGAGCGTTCAACGCAGCTCTACGGATTCCCAGGGAGGGCGTGGAGAGCTGCTTGCCCAGGACAGACACCCCATTACAGGCTAGGGCGGGCCGGGGATCCACCCTCAAACACAGACTGATGGTATAGAGGAGAAGGGTCTGTATgacctcgtcttcctcctcgttGACATTTGCCACCAGGCGTGGAACCAGGTCCATAGACACCATTGACATTGCAGCTGGAATGACATAGATCGAACCATATGATTTGTCTTTAATCAGGGTTAGAACCACATGATTGATTTTTTTGTCTGGATTCAAATCACAGGATTGTTTTTAATCTCGTCTAAAACCACAGGATTATGTTTTAAATCTGGATTACAACTACAAGTTTAGTCTTTTACTCTATATTAGAACCACAGGATCAATATGTTATTCTAGACTACAACTGCAGGATTAGTTAGCACAGCAGGATGAATATATTATAGAAATACAGGATTTGTTTTCTAATCTGGATTAGAACCATAGGATAAATCTATCATTCTAGACTAGAACTACAGGATTAGTCTTCTGACTCCAGGTTCATTGTGTTATTCTGGATTAGAAAAACAGGGTTAGTCTGTTGCTTTGTTGCCATACCTGAGGGAAAGTTGGCCAGTCGGTTCAGGGTCCGGTGGACGTTGAGTTTACAGGCATGATGCGACTCATCTATCAGCTCAGCCAGAGGAGAGAGAACATCACGGCACAGGAAGGCCTCTCTAGGtggaggatacacacacacacacacacacacacacacacacacacacacacacacacacacacacacgcacacacagtcactttaCCTCATTGGATTTAGAACAGGAACATGCATGAATATGTCTCAAGGGACCTCAATGGCAGCAAAAAAGCTATGGGATCACATTGCATGATGTAGTTTAATGTAGTTACCCTTCAATAGAGCACGTCTCACTGACGCCTGTGATTTTGTTCCCGAATATAAATCCATATAACAAGGTTTTAATTCTATCTGAATCAAATCAAGCTTGGGTGCATATATAGATAGTGTTAAGTTAAGGATGGAGAAGAGGAAgtgataataatacatttagtgGATGCAAGTGGATTTTTTTATAGAtcattttaaataatgaaatataAGTGATTGCTTCATGCATTGGCCATTGCACAACTAACTCAACTAATTAGAAAGTCTGTCTTCTTGACACTTTGATAATTACTTTTGAGTTTAATCACTCAGTCCCTTCATTTTTTCATCTTTGTCAGATTCCCTGCCGTTTCACAAGAGGAAATAGAATACACAATGCGTTTGGTTGAAGAAGCAGAGCCTTGGGTAGATAATAGATGTTACCTGCCGACACTGTGGGCgaccagaagaaagagaagctcCGAGGTTCGCGTCCGGATCGAAGGCTCGTTGTCTCTCAGCAACAGCTTCAACTGCTCCAGGCAACCTGCAGTCACACCGCGTTCACGTTGGGGACGTTCTTGGATCATCACAATAACCTCGAGTTCACCTGATCGGCCACTGGCAGCGATGGGGACCCTTATACCGCAGTTTACACT
Above is a genomic segment from Gadus morhua chromosome 6, gadMor3.0, whole genome shotgun sequence containing:
- the rsph14 gene encoding radial spoke head 14 homolog; this encodes MANVRISERLPWLLNSHLAPVAYGSWALPKLVLELQQPDTLTRQRALASLCDLAHDPEKAYQAIQNGCLEQLKLLLRDNEPSIRTRTSELLFLLVAHSVGREAFLCRDVLSPLAELIDESHHACKLNVHRTLNRLANFPSAAMSMVSMDLVPRLVANVNEEEDEVIQTLLLYTISLCLRVDPRPALACNGVSVLGKQLSTPSLGIRRAALNALLAISVPLEGKERVCDGGLLPLLVKLLSDSDPEVQANAAGTIMNTVIITKGKLQALSAGALPGLLLLVSSEERAVCLNALKALTALAEAPSGRRHLLEHVPVLSSRTGAHEDQAVRRAAQCALQVVTWTP